A stretch of Lathyrus oleraceus cultivar Zhongwan6 chromosome 6, CAAS_Psat_ZW6_1.0, whole genome shotgun sequence DNA encodes these proteins:
- the LOC127093464 gene encoding gibberellin-regulated protein 1 isoform X1, with product MALSKLLAASLLASLLLLHLADAADQSQHAKTQSSLLQKIDCNGSCVARCRLSSRPRLCQRACGTCCRRCNCVPPGTAGNQEKCPCYASLTTHGGKRKCP from the exons ATGGCTCTCTCTAAGCTTCTAGCTGCTTCACTTCTTGCATCACTTCTCCTCCTCCATCTTGCTGATGCAGCAGATCAATCG CAACATGCAAAAACACAAAGCTCTCTTCTTCAGAAAATAG ATTGTAATGGATCATGTGTTGCAAGGTGCCGTTTATCATCTCGACCAAGATTGTGTCAAAGAGCATGTGGAACATGTTGTAGAAGATGTAACTGCGTGCCACCTGGCACTGCTGGAAACCAAGAAAAGTGTCCTTGTTATGCAAGCTTGACTACTCATGGTGGCAAACGCAAGTGCCCTTAG